The window GCTATCGAATTTGAACGGGCCGGAACCGACCGGGTTTTTCTTGTTGAACTTGCCCTTGTCCTTTTCCCGAACGCTCTTCGGAACGATAGACCACGTCAAGGCGTTCATGAACGGACCGTATGGATATTTCAAGTCGAACTTGATCTTCCGTTTGCCAACCTTCGAGATGGACTTGATCATGTTCAACTCCGCCGCGTTCTCGGTCTCTTCCTTGACTGGCGCTTCGAACGAGTATTTTATGTCCTCGAACGTGACAGGGTCACCGTTTTGGAACTTCGGACCCTTCTTCATCTCGACGATGTACGTTTTTCCGTTGTTCTTCACCTCGGGTTCGCTCGTCGCCATCTGTGGGACGACGTCGATACCCTTATTGTAGGTGTACAGCCCCTCGAAGACCTGACTCGCCACCTGTGAAGATGGTACGTCGTTGAGGACGATGGGGTCGAACTCAAGCGGACTCTTGACCTGTGCGAGGGTCAGCGTACCGCCGGAGTTCGTTTGTTGGCTCCCCGAGCAACCGGCGAGTGCCGCGATACCAGCACCGCCAAGCCCCTGGAGGAGCCGTCGCCGTTTTATAGCATCCGGAATTGTGTCGTGATCGATCATACTTTGTATATATTCGTGTTTCGCCGCTCGTTCGAATCGGTGTTATCGTACCGAGCAACTGTCGCGTCTTTTGACCGAACAAACCATTGTTATTGGGTGGCTGAAAACGCCCTTCTTGTCCGGTAGTGACCTCATACTGTAATTTGTGAATAATAGTTACGTATGCTCGCTTCGGTGTCGTTTTATGGCTACTGTGGGCCTCATCGGCGCTTCTGCGTGTTCTTTGCAGATAGCACTAAGCAACGATTCACATACTCTATTCTACAATATTGTCGGCAAATACGAGGCGTTTCGAGGTTGAACCCGAAACGAGGACAATGAAGTGAACGGTGAATGATTCGAGTGGTCATCCAACTGGACTCGTCGTCGAACGATGTCCATGATGGCCGCGACATTTATCCGTGAATCGGTTGACATGCTCTTGCTTGCGGTCCGTCATCGGAGGGGTCGCAGCTGTTCCTCGGGCGAACGGAACGTCCGCCGAGGTTACTGAGCGATGGCCACTGATGCATTACTCGTTTCGGCGTCGATAATCCTGCTCGGAGCCGTGTCGAAGCTCCTCGCCGACCGATACGGTATCCCGAACGTCGTCTTTCTCCTCGGATTCGGCATTCTGTTCGGTCCGGAGATGATCGGCCTTCTCGACCCGACGTTGTTCAACGACAGTCTCTCGACAATCGTCTCGCTTGCGGTCGCAATCATCGTCTTCGAGGGTGCGTTCAGCCTCTCGCTTTCGAGAATACGGTCAGCATCAACCGCGACGCTCAGACTCGTCACTCTCGGCTCCGCGATTACGTTTCTCGGATTGAGTCTAACGATTCGCTTCCTGCTCGGCCTTCAGTGGAGCCTTTCGTTTCTCATCGGCGCACTCCTCGTGGCGACCGGTCCGACCGTGGTAACGCCGATACTGGAACAGACGAACGTCCGAGAGGGCGTGAAAACGACGCTCGAAACCGAAGGCATCGTCAATGACCCCGTTGCTTCCGTATTGGGGGCAGTCATTTTCAGTGCGGCGGCGCTCGGAAAGGAGCCGTTCACGCGCGGTGGACCGGTAGACGAAGAAGTCATCATCGAGTTCGTCACCACGCTCAGCGTCGGCGTCCTCATCGGTATCGTCGCCGCAGTCGGGATCGGCTACGTGCTTCGAAATCTCAGCCGAAAGCCACAGGATTCGAGGCTCGCCGTACTAGCGACGGCACTCATCACGTTTGCCATCGCCGATCTATTCGCATCGGAGGCGGGCGTCGTTTCGGTCGCAGTAGCCGGGTTGCTGTTGGGAAACGAGGATATCCCGTACGATCAAGAAATCGCGGGGTTCAGCGGAGACATCACCGCGATCGTCTTGAGCATCGTCTATCTCATTCTCGCGTCACTGCTTCGCTTCGAGGAACTCGTGGAGTTCGGCCTCGCCGGCGTCGCCGTCGTGCTGGTCGCAATAGTGGTCATTCGACCACT of the Haladaptatus caseinilyticus genome contains:
- a CDS encoding cation:proton antiporter domain-containing protein; translated protein: MATDALLVSASIILLGAVSKLLADRYGIPNVVFLLGFGILFGPEMIGLLDPTLFNDSLSTIVSLAVAIIVFEGAFSLSLSRIRSASTATLRLVTLGSAITFLGLSLTIRFLLGLQWSLSFLIGALLVATGPTVVTPILEQTNVREGVKTTLETEGIVNDPVASVLGAVIFSAAALGKEPFTRGGPVDEEVIIEFVTTLSVGVLIGIVAAVGIGYVLRNLSRKPQDSRLAVLATALITFAIADLFASEAGVVSVAVAGLLLGNEDIPYDQEIAGFSGDITAIVLSIVYLILASLLRFEELVEFGLAGVAVVLVAIVVIRPLSVLLSTVNSDFTRNERLFISAVGPRGIIPASTATLFSLQLATANVENANNVVGVVFLVILATVVVEAGGAPFIAKRLDIVPMTILIIGGSSIGRTLAERLEDRGENAIIIERDADTMADLRAEGFSVVHGNGTNATVLQDAGVSDAKMVVAATGEDDQNILACQTARTKFGIEDLFARVNDPANVDAFEDLGVRTTTPALATVDTLDDLILRPSLFEWLSSVGDENEITEVTVGSESAIGTELQTVSFPDESMAVLVRRNGEYFIPECDFVLQEGDVVTVLGTADAVEEAAAMLE